A window from Streptomyces sp. NBC_00271 encodes these proteins:
- a CDS encoding NADP-dependent oxidoreductase, with protein sequence MKAFVVEKYGKDGLRAADVPEPTVGAGDVLVQVSATSINPLDKMVRNGEFKRLLKYRLPFVLGHDVAGIVTQVGSAVRDLTVGDEVYARPRDLRIGGFAEFIAIDQDDVSLKPESLTLREAAAVPLVALAAWQILVDRAHVMPGQKVLIHAGAGGLGSTAIQLAKHLGATVATTTNSRTEKLVRSLGADIVVDYAKEDFSQVLSGYDLVLDSLGGVNLEKSLTVLKPGGLAISVVGPPDAAFAKQLGAPSFLGLVMNVLSRKIRKQAKALGVRYQFFFMQANGAQLRELATLYDNGQLRPVIDRTFAFDQTLEAMAHVEQGRTAAGKVVISMAHDND encoded by the coding sequence ATGAAGGCATTCGTCGTCGAGAAGTACGGCAAGGACGGCCTACGCGCCGCAGACGTTCCCGAGCCCACCGTCGGGGCCGGCGACGTCCTGGTCCAAGTGAGCGCCACCAGCATCAACCCGCTGGACAAAATGGTCCGCAACGGCGAGTTCAAACGACTCCTGAAGTACAGGCTTCCGTTCGTGCTCGGCCACGACGTCGCCGGCATCGTGACGCAGGTCGGGTCGGCCGTGCGCGACTTGACAGTCGGCGACGAGGTCTACGCACGTCCCCGCGACCTGCGGATCGGAGGCTTCGCCGAGTTCATTGCGATCGACCAGGACGACGTCTCGCTCAAGCCGGAGTCACTCACCCTCCGCGAGGCGGCCGCGGTGCCGCTGGTGGCCCTGGCCGCCTGGCAGATCCTCGTCGACCGCGCCCACGTGATGCCGGGTCAGAAGGTGCTCATCCACGCCGGTGCCGGTGGCCTCGGATCGACGGCCATCCAGCTCGCCAAGCACCTCGGTGCCACGGTGGCGACGACCACGAACTCCCGCACCGAGAAGCTGGTCAGGAGCCTCGGCGCCGACATCGTCGTCGACTACGCCAAGGAGGACTTCTCGCAGGTGCTGTCCGGCTACGACCTGGTGCTGGACTCGCTGGGTGGAGTCAACCTCGAGAAGTCGCTGACCGTGCTGAAGCCCGGTGGCCTGGCCATCAGTGTCGTCGGCCCCCCGGACGCCGCGTTCGCCAAGCAGCTCGGCGCCCCATCCTTTCTGGGCCTGGTCATGAACGTGCTCAGTCGCAAGATCCGCAAGCAGGCCAAGGCCCTGGGCGTGCGCTACCAGTTCTTCTTCATGCAGGCGAACGGCGCCCAGCTGCGCGAGCTCGCCACCCTCTACGACAACGGACAGCTCCGCCCGGTCATCGACCGAACGTTTGCCTTCGACCAGACGCTCGAAGCGATGGCGCACGTCGAGCAGGGCCGCACCGCGGCCGGAAAGGTCGTGATCTCGATGGCGCACGACAACGACTGA
- a CDS encoding oxidoreductase, giving the protein MATHRPVALVTGASSGIGNTTARAFVAAGFEVIGTGRSTSGLTPPAGVTFLDLDVTSDESVTAAVQEVIERFGRIDVLVNNAGLGSAGAVEENSVAQAQSLFNLNFFGLVRMTKAVLPHMRAQGRGRIVNLSSVLGVIPQPYMALYVAAKHAIEGYSESLDHEVREHGVRVLLVEPGYTRTAFDANAAQPDTPLPLYAERRRVFDEVVAAAMKTGDDPSVVAKEIVTAATAPKPKLRYTAGPLASRITTARRLVPAGIFDKQIRRFNRMPG; this is encoded by the coding sequence ATGGCGACTCATCGGCCGGTAGCACTCGTGACGGGGGCGTCATCGGGGATCGGTAACACAACCGCTCGCGCCTTCGTCGCAGCCGGGTTCGAGGTGATCGGAACCGGACGGAGCACCTCGGGGCTCACCCCGCCCGCCGGTGTGACCTTCCTCGACCTCGACGTGACCAGTGACGAATCCGTCACCGCCGCCGTCCAGGAAGTGATCGAACGGTTCGGACGGATCGACGTCCTCGTCAACAACGCCGGTCTGGGCTCGGCCGGCGCCGTCGAGGAGAACTCCGTCGCCCAGGCCCAGAGCCTCTTCAACCTCAACTTCTTCGGTCTCGTCCGCATGACGAAGGCCGTCCTGCCGCACATGCGCGCCCAGGGCCGTGGACGCATCGTCAACCTCTCGTCCGTCCTCGGCGTCATCCCGCAGCCCTACATGGCCCTCTACGTCGCCGCGAAGCACGCCATCGAGGGCTACTCCGAGTCCCTGGACCACGAGGTCCGCGAGCACGGCGTCCGCGTCCTGCTCGTCGAGCCCGGCTACACCCGGACCGCCTTCGATGCCAATGCCGCGCAGCCCGACACCCCGCTGCCGCTGTACGCGGAGCGGCGGCGTGTCTTCGACGAAGTGGTCGCTGCGGCGATGAAGACCGGCGACGACCCCTCCGTCGTCGCCAAGGAGATCGTCACGGCAGCCACCGCCCCGAAGCCGAAGCTGCGCTACACCGCCGGACCTCTCGCCTCACGCATCACCACCGCGCGACGCCTCGTCCCCGCCGGGATCTTCGACAAGCAGATCCGCAGATTCAACCGGATGCCCGGCTGA
- a CDS encoding alpha/beta hydrolase fold domain-containing protein, whose translation MGISTEAQQFAQFLESVRAKASTPGLDLAVVRDIVDTHASASTEPEGVTYADVDADGVPALWVIPEDSDPDKALLHFHFGGSVAASISSDRKAAGHIAKAAGARSLVVGFRLAPEHPHPAQIDDAETAYRWLLAQGYEPRNIGSTGHSIGGTLAVALPLRLLAKGEAAPGAIVSISPWTDLTISNPKVDENEELDKMLSRNILEQFRAAWLQDPGVDFTDPNISIVNADLTGLPPTALHYGEYEALAGEGAGFGRRLADFKILSEVRPLPEGQHSFILGAGRVPEVDRAIEQMGQWLRRHLGS comes from the coding sequence ATGGGAATCAGCACGGAAGCACAGCAGTTCGCGCAGTTCCTCGAAAGCGTACGCGCGAAGGCATCGACACCGGGCCTCGATCTGGCCGTCGTCCGCGACATCGTCGACACACATGCTTCGGCATCGACCGAGCCGGAAGGCGTCACCTACGCCGACGTGGACGCGGACGGCGTCCCCGCCCTGTGGGTCATCCCTGAGGACTCCGACCCTGACAAGGCGCTGCTCCACTTCCATTTCGGCGGATCGGTCGCCGCCTCGATCTCATCGGACCGCAAGGCCGCCGGCCACATCGCCAAGGCGGCCGGAGCCCGCTCGCTCGTCGTGGGCTTCCGCCTGGCCCCCGAGCACCCCCACCCGGCGCAGATCGACGACGCCGAGACCGCCTACCGCTGGCTGCTCGCGCAGGGCTACGAGCCGCGCAACATCGGCAGCACCGGCCACTCCATCGGAGGCACCCTCGCGGTCGCGCTGCCGCTGCGCCTGCTCGCCAAGGGCGAGGCAGCCCCCGGGGCGATCGTCAGCATCTCGCCGTGGACCGACCTCACCATCAGCAACCCGAAGGTGGACGAGAACGAGGAACTCGACAAGATGCTCAGCCGGAACATCCTCGAGCAGTTCCGAGCGGCTTGGCTGCAGGACCCCGGCGTGGACTTCACCGACCCCAACATCAGCATCGTGAACGCCGACCTGACCGGCCTGCCGCCCACGGCCCTCCACTACGGCGAGTACGAGGCGCTTGCCGGCGAGGGCGCCGGCTTCGGCCGCCGACTCGCCGACTTCAAGATCCTCTCCGAGGTCCGTCCGCTGCCCGAGGGGCAGCACTCGTTCATCCTGGGCGCGGGGCGCGTGCCCGAGGTGGATCGGGCGATCGAGCAGATGGGTCAGTGGCTTCGACGGCACCTCGGCAGCTGA